One segment of Brassica napus cultivar Da-Ae chromosome C3, Da-Ae, whole genome shotgun sequence DNA contains the following:
- the LOC106383444 gene encoding uncharacterized protein LOC106383444, producing the protein MENESDTDSGRAWSVDTEEDEGVVKPPRINYLNMQDPEPEWDVDSFDGYECYNSDDRKSFSDDEEYEELSRPGRIRSIFPLRDLQEPWTTMTSREYFADIASLCVKKLNEEKGTTVESVSIVRGNLKVGGGWNLYITFIAREYPNGPLVEYQAKAMDFGEKPPFPILCRPASTIS; encoded by the exons ATGGAAAACGAAAGCGATACCGATAGCGGACGCGCATGGAGTGTCGACACAGAAGAAGACGAAGGAGTCGTGAAACCTCCtagaattaattatttaaacatGCAAGATCCGGAACCGGAGTGGGATGTGGACAGCTTCGATGGTTACGAATGCTACAACTCTGATGACCGTAAAAGCTTCTCCGACGACGAGGAGTACGAAGAGTTATCCAGGCCTGGAAGAATAAG GTCTATCTTCCCCCTGCGTGATCTGCAAGAACCTTGGACAACCATGACTTCGAGGGAATATTTTGCGGATATTGCTTCCTTGTGTGTTAAGAAACTCAATGAAGAGAAG GGTACGACTGTGGAATCTGTAAGCATCGTGAGAGGCAATCTAAAAGTAGGAGGTGGGTGGAACCTGTACATCACCTTTATTGCTCGAGAGTATCCCAATGGTCCTCTCGTGGAGTATCAAGCCAAGGCCATGGATTTTGGAGAAAAACCTCCCTTTCCTATTCTCTGCAGACCAGCTTCTACCATATCCTAA
- the LOC106386281 gene encoding dentin sialophosphoprotein codes for MDFHSLLRRDLQFLCKINKIPANMTNLAMADALKSLETVEGLDEYMKQSDSNVLQSPTSVAKLPPSTATRATRRKTTVVKPEPQSSRLTSKSRDGELDQENMIKNVKFDVAKTPAVRSTRKASAAASCGSKAQESKKVEMVQSGYSTRRSTRLLEKCMADLSLKTKETLDKPERIEQTEQEVSAQEKNPAGSEERTEDAEVILGRDLSASMEKEWEVLKNDDYTPPVLEHANTETTSDNKESKNLETFESLVQVDHQVTEQAVEEKDSEPEKTNTFHEETMVDQTDGDSEAESEGDSGVDSDGTISEVDSDQADHQEIEVATQENDSEAEKIITLDEDKMVETDGDSESEQEGDDSGIDSNGTISEADSNQVDHQETEQATQENDSETEKINAFDEDTMVEQTGGDSDTESEGDDDSGAASDGTISEADSYQAIQGTDIADGKVILPESEGSISAPTSPLVLEEAPVETAPVSPFVAEESVSAQFPRPNKSASKNSAMKLVDVDNTSKENSMEMMMMNVFNGESKGEEAAKKNEKVDIDEENLKDVSMRKLVKMVKELSIKSSNNRTALQMLPGNNQIAE; via the exons ATGGATTTCCACAGCCTTCTCAGAAGAGATCTTCAATTTCTCTGCAAGATCAACAAAATCCCAGCTAACATGACTAACCTCGCCATGGCCGATGCTCTCAAATCTCTCGAGACT GTTGAAGGTCTTGATGAATACATGAAACAGTCAGACTCCAATGTTCTTCAGTCTCCAACCAGTGTAGCAAAGCTTCCGCCAAGTACTGCAACGAGAGCAACCCGAAGGAAGACCACCGTTGTAAAACCTGAGCCTCAGTCATCTCGTTTGACGAGCAAGTCTCGTGATGGAGAACTGGACCAAGAAAACATGATCAAGAATGTCAAGTTCGATGTGGCTAAAACTCCTGCAGTGAGAAGCACAAGGAAGGCTTCAGCAGCAGCTTCTTGTGGCAGCAAAGCTCAGGAGAGCAAGAAGGTTGAGATGGTCCAGTCAGGGTACAGCACTAGGAGATCAACCAGGCTATTGGAGAAATGTATGGCTGATCTGAGTTTGAAGACTAAAGAAACATTGGATAAACCTGAGAGGATTGAACAAACGGAACAAGAAGTGTCTGCACAGGAGAAGAATCCAGCTG GTTCAGAGGAGAGAACTGAGGATGCTGAGGTTATCTTAGGTAGAGATTTAAGTGCTTCCATGGAGAAAGAATGGGAGGTGTTGAAGAATGACGATTATACTCCTCCTGTCTTGGAACATGCCAACACTGAGACAACTAGTGACAATAAAG AGTCCAAGAACCTTGAAACTTTCGAGAGTTTAGTACAAGTCGATCATCAAGTGACAGAACAGGCTGTGGAGGAGAAAGATTCCGAGCCTGAGAAGACCAACACCTTCCATGAGGAAACAATGGTGGACCAAACCGACGGTGATTCAGAAGCTGAGTCGGAAGGAGATTCTGGTGTTGACTCAGACGGCACTATCTCCGAAGTTGATTCAGACCAAGCCGATCACCAAGAGATAGAAGTGGCGACTCAGGAGAATGATTCCGAGGCTGAGAAAATCATCACTCTTGATGAAGATAAAATGGTGGAAACTGATGGTGATTCAGAAAGTGAGCAGGAAGGAGACGATTCTGGCATTGACTCGAATGGCACAATCTCTGAAGCTGATTCAAACCAAGTCGACCACCAAGAGACAGAACAGGCGACTCAGGAGAATGATTCTGAGACTGAGAAAATCAACGCTTTTGATGAAGACACAATGGTGGAACAAACTGGTGGTGATTCAGACACGGAGTCGGAAGGAGATGATGATTCTGGTGCTGCGTCGGATGGCACTATCTCTGAAGCTGATTCATACCAAGCCATACAGGGAACTGATATTGCTGACGGAAAGGTGATTCTACCTGAATCAGAAGGTTCTATTTCGGCTCCAACTTCTCCTCTTGTGCTTGAAGAGGCTCCAGTAGAAACAGCTCCAGTATCTCCATTTGTGGCAGAAGAATCAGTCTCAGCTCAGTTTCCAAGACCAAACAAATCAGCATCAAAGAACTCGGCTATGAAACTGGTCGATGTGGATAATACGAGCAAGGAGAACAGcatggagatgatgatgatgaatgttTTTAATGGAGAGAGCAAAGGTGAGGAGGCTGCAAAGAAGAATGAGAAGGTGGACATTGATGAAGAGAACTTGAAAGATGTTAGCATGAGGAAACTTGTGAAGATGGTGAAGGAACTCTCTATAAAGAGTAGTAACAACAGAACTGCTTTGCAGATGTTGCCTGGTAATAATCAGATTGCTGAGTAG
- the LOC106386282 gene encoding phytoene synthase, chloroplastic-like isoform X1, whose product MSSVAVLWVAASSPNPDPMNTCGLVRALESSRVLSRCQNQRVNNGRRNQTTQTTWSSSSSVMSFRRRRRSSVVSSSLVAHPAGEIDLSSEEKVYNVVLRQAALVNKQLRSTSPVLDDVKKPQDIVRPGSLSLLGEAYDRCGEVCAEYAKTFYLGTLLMTPERRKAIWAIYVWCRRTDELVDGPNASHITPMALDRWEARLEDLFHGRAFDMLDAALADTVTRYPVDIQPFRDMIEGMRMDLRKSRYNNFDELYLYCYYVAGTVGLMSVPVMGINPKSKATTESVYNAALALGIANQLTNILRDVGEDARRGRVYLPQDELAQAGLSDEDIFAGKVTDKWRNFMRLQLKRARMFFDEAEKGVTELDAASRWPVWASLLLYRRILDEIEANDYNNFTKRAYVGKVKKIAALPLAYAKSVVKVSS is encoded by the exons ATGTCTTCTGTAGCAGTGTTATGGGTTGCTGCTTCTTCTCCAAATCCAGACCCAATGAACACTTGTGGGTTGGTACGGGCTTTAGAATCTTCTAGAGTGCTCTCTCGTTGTCAGAATCAGAGAGTGAACAATGGTAGGAGGAACCAAACAACACAAACTACTtggagttcttcttcttctgtaatgagctttagaagaagaagaagaagtagtgTTGTCTCTTCAAGCTTAGTAGCACATCCTGCAGGAGAGATAGACCTCTCATCTGAAGAGAAGGTTTACAATGTTGTGTTGAGACAAGCAGCTTTGGTGAACAAACAGCTTAGGTCTACTTCTCCTGTTCTTGACGATGTGAAGAAACCACAGGATATTGTTCGTCCTGGGAGTTTGAGCTTGTTGGGTGAAGCTTATGATCGATGCGGCGAAGTTTGTGCTGAATATGCCAAAACGTTTTATCTTG GAACTTTGCTTATGACACCCGAGAGGAGAAAGGCGATTTGGGCTATCTATG TTTGGTGCAGAAGAACTGATGAACTGGTAGATGGGCCGAATGCATCACATATAACTCCCATGGCGTTAGATAGATGGGAAGCAAGGTTAGAAGATCTTTTTCATGGCCGTGCTTTCGATATGCTTGACGCTGCTCTAGCTGATACAGTTACTAGATACCCTGTAGATATTCAG CCATTTAGAGACATGATTGAAGGAATGAGAATGGATTTGAGGAAGTCTAGATACAACAACTTTGATGAGCTCTACCTTTACTGCTACTATGTCGCCGGAACTGTCGGTTTGATGAGCGTTCCGGTTATGGGAATCAATCCCAAGTCCAAGGCAACGACCGAGAGTGTTTACAACGCTGCCTTGGCCCTCGGTATAGCCAATCAGCTTACCAACATACTCAGGGACGTTGGTGAAGA TgcaagaagaggaagagtttATCTACCACAAGATGAGTTAGCTCAGGCTGGTCTCTCCGATGAAGACATATTCGCTGGAAAAGTCACTGATAAATGGAGAAACTTCATGAGACTGCAGCTTAAGAGAGCAAGAATGTTCTTCGACGAAGCTGAGAAAGGTGTCACCGAGCTTGACGCTGCTAGCAGATGGCCA GTATGGGCATCGCTACTATTGTATAGGAGAATATTGGACGAGATTGAAGCGAATGATTACAACAACTTTACCAAGAGAGCTTATGTTGGGAAAGTTAAGAAAATTGCAGCTCTTCCATTAGCTTATGCTAAATCAGTAGTAAAGGTTTCAAGTTAA
- the LOC106386282 gene encoding phytoene synthase, chloroplastic-like (The RefSeq protein has 3 substitutions, 1 non-frameshifting indel compared to this genomic sequence) — protein sequence MSSVAVLWVAASSPNPDPMNTCGLVRALESSRVLSRCQNQRVNNGRRNQTTQTTWSSSSSVMSFRRRRSSVVSSSLVAHPAGEIDLSSEEKVYNVVLRQAALVNKQLRSTSPVLDDVKKPQDIVRPGSLSLLAEAYDRCGEVCAEYAKTFYLGTLLMTPERRKAIWAIYVWCRRTDELVDGPNASHITPMALDRWEARLEDLFHGRAFDMLDAALADTVTRYPVDIQPFRDMIEGMRMDLRKSRYNNFDELYLYCYYVAGTVGLMSVPVMGINPKSKATTESVYNAALALGIANQLTNILRDVGEDARRGRVYLPQDELVQAGLSDEDIFAGKVTDKWRNFMRLQLKRARMFFDEAEKGVTELDAASRWPVWASLLLYRRILDEIEANDYNNFTKRAYVGKVKKIAALPLAYAKSVVKVSS from the exons ATGTCTTCTGTAGCAGTGTTATGGGTTGCTGCTTCTTCTCCAAATCCAGACCCAATGAACACTTGTGGGTTGGTACGGGCTTTAGAATCTTCTAGAGTGCTCTCTCGTTGTCAGAATCAGAGAGTGAACAATGGTAGGAGGAACCAAACAACACAAACTACTtggagttcttcttcttctgtaatgagctttagaagaagaagaagaagtagtgTTGTCTCTTCAAGCTTAGTAGCACATCCTGCAGGAGAGATAGACCTCTCATCTGAAGAGAAGGTTTACAATGTTGTGTTGAGACAAGCAGCTTTGGTGAACAAACAGCTTAGGTCTACTTCTCCTGTTCTTGACGATGTGAAGAAACCACAGGATATTGTTCGTCCTGGGAGTTTGAGCTTGTTGGGTGAAGCTTATGATCGATGCGGCGAAGTTTGTGCTGAATATGCCAAAACGTTTTATCTTG GAACTTTGCTTATGACACCCGAGAGGAGAAAGGCGATTTGGGCTATCTATG TTTGGTGCAGAAGAACTGATGAACTGGTAGATGGGCCGAATGCATCACATATAACTCCCATGGCGTTAGATAGATGGGAAGCAAGGTTAGAAGATCTTTTTCATGGCCGTGCTTTCGATATGCTTGACGCTGCTCTAGCTGATACAGTTACTAGATACCCTGTAGATATTCAG CCATTTAGAGACATGATTGAAGGAATGAGAATGGATTTGAGGAAGTCTAGATACAACAACTTTGATGAGCTCTACCTTTACTGCTACTATGTCGCCGGAACTGTCGGTTTGATGAGCGTTCCGGTTATGGGAATCAATCCCAAGTCCAAGGCAACGACCGAGAGTGTTTACAACGCTGCCTTGGCCCTCGGTATAGCCAATCAGCTTACCAACATACTCAGGGACGTTGGTGAAGA TgcaagaagaggaagagtttATCTACCACAAGATGAGTTAGCTCAGGCTGGTCTCTCCGATGAAGACATATTCGCTGGAAAAGTCACTGATAAATGGAGAAACTTCATGAGACTGCAGCTTAAGAGAGCAAGAATGTTCTTCGACGAAGCTGAGAAAGGTGTCACCGAGCTTGACGCTGCTAGCAGATGGCCA GTATGGGCATCGCTACTATTGTATAGGAGAATATTGGACGAGATTGAAGCGAATGATTACAACAACTTTACCAAGAGAGCTTATGTTGGGAAAGTTAAGAAAATTGCAGCTCTTCCATTAGCTTATGCTAAATCAGTAGTAAAGGTTTCAAGTTAA
- the LOC111203907 gene encoding putative cullin-like protein 4: MWGIYISTTLESLAVHCNDDDDDDPSLLLLPLEKFCLEYGEKFKLICSIGGVQGRIKFLERKVWDLGFELLPTKLFLASQVRDKVRTSVLLLITDQRLGKSVNLSLLKNLMLMLNGSVSRELRFLEKPFLDSTAEFYAAEAKQVLEQSSDLPHYLKHIDQRVGEEKKKCKSLLPLFSRLQDELLQVLSTGNSWGFMLVPFLKRVLRS; encoded by the exons ATGTGGGGCATATATATTTCCACAACCCTGGAGTCTTTGGCAGTGCATtgcaatgatgatgatgatgatgatccctCTCTTCTCTTGCTTCCCTTGGAGAAATTTTGCCTGGAGTACGGTGAGAAATTTAAGCTCATCTGTAGCATTGGTGGGGTTCAAGGTCGGATAAAATTTCTTGAAAGAAAAGTGTGGGATTTGGGTTTTGAGCTTTTACCCACAAAGCTCTTCTTGGCCTCTCAAGTTCGTGACAAGGTTCGAACCAGCGTTCTACTTCTCATTACGGATCAGAG ACTAGGCAAGTCTGTTAACCTGAGTCTGCTAAAGAATCTTATGCTTATGCTTAATGGGTCGGTTTCCCGCGAATTGCGCTTCTTGGAGAAGCCTTTTCTTGACTCCACTGCTGAGTTTTACGCCGCAGAAGCAAAACAAGTCCTGGAACAGTCTTCTGACCTTCCCCACTACTTGAAACATATCGAT CAAAGGGTTGGTGAGGAGAAGAAAAAATGCAAAAGCCTCCTCCCCCTTTTCTCTCGACTCCAGGATGAGCTGCTCCAAGTTTTGTCAACAGGGAACTCCTGGGGGTTCATGCTTGTGCCATTCTTGAAAAG GGTTTTGAGAAGCTAA
- the LOC106380730 gene encoding uncharacterized protein LOC106380730, with the protein MSFSRQMSNEDEEMSRTALSAIRAKEEEIEKNKMEIRERVQAQLGRVEEETKRLALIREELEGLAEPMRKEVALARKKIDSVNKELKPLGHTVQKKEREYKEALEAFNEKNREKVQLITKLTETRE; encoded by the exons ATGAGTTTCAGCAGACAAATGTCGAATGAAGACGAGGAGATGTCGAGGACGGCTTTGTCTGCTATCAGGGCGAAAGAAGAGGAGATCGAGAAGAATAAGATGGAGATTAGGGAAAGGGTTCAAGCTCAGCTTGGTCGTGTCGAAGAGGAGACTAAGCGCCTCGCTTTGATCCGTGAG GAACTTGAAGGTTTAGCTGAACCCATGAGGAAAGAAGTTGCTTTGGCCAGGAAGAAGATTGATTCTGTCAACAAAGAGTTAAAGCCTTTGGGTCATACTGTTCAGAAAAAG GAACGAGAGTACAAAGAAGCTCTTGAAGCATTCAACGAAAAGAACAGGGAGAAGGTGCAGCTAATCACCAAGCTTACGGAG ACTCGAGAATAA